ATTGGGATACTTACATTCGCCTAGGTACTTCCTTTAGTCAAGAAGTGTATCTTGCAGTTTTGCAAATTTCCGGCTTCAAATGAGGATAAGGATATCAAAACAGGAGACGAGTTTGCAGGTTCCAGATAGCTTAAAGAATGTCGATCGCTTCAGCTTCAGCGTTATTAGAAGCGTGAACTACAGTAGATTTCATCATGTTGGTGTTTCCCGTGAAACCAGTATTGCCGGTGTTGCCTGTATTTCCAGTAAAAAGAGGCTGCCGAATGTCTGACTTTTCGCCGTTGTTTGGTTGATGGCGCTGTTCACAACTTGGAAGGGCGAATCCCAAAGATCGACAGTAAACAATTTTCCGAAAAGCTTTACGAAAATTGTCGGATATCAATGCATACAAAAAGGGGTTTACACAGGAATTCATATATGCTAATACGTGGGAAATTATTTGTATCATGACTGTAAAGGGTGTGATCTCGAACAAGGCCAGACTCTTTAAAACTAGAACAAGTTGGATGGGACACCAACACACGGCAAATATAACGACTACAATGCAAACCATACGTGTGACACGTTTTTTACCGCGTCGGCTCTCAGCCGAGACGCGCCCACCTGGAGCTACTCCTCTCCATAAACGCATAAGCATACATATATACAATCCGCAAATCAGTAATAGTGGAATGACGTAAGATGTTGCAAAAAAAGTGATCTGAAAGACATGGTAGCTCCATCCCtcctaaaatataaattttgttAATCGAATTATTTCTTGTGCATAAGTCATCTTAGTTTTACGTTTGACCCTCCACCAGACACAAAGAGTATTTTGTACTTCAAACAACCAATGTATTCTCTTATGATCTAGAGCACTAATGCCAAGGAcgaatcaaacgaaaaaatatgAGGCGTTTGATATTGTTTTGTCGTGAGCAAAACACCACCCAAATTAGTAAATTTGATGCCGCATAGGGTTGGCAAAAAGTATGAAAATTTCAACCGTTTTGTGGTTTGTTAGGTTTTTCCGGGTTTTTGCGATTTTGAAGAGAGCAGAAACTTTTGTTCTTTGTCTTAAAATAAGAACACGTTCTGACAAAACAGAACAGACTaaagtttttctttaggacCCCCCACCCTAGAAATGAAAACGCATCTGGAGGTCCGTGCAATAACCAATTACGTCTGCAGTGAATTTTCAAAGATTTCATTGTCTTCAATCTAGATTAAGCGACCGTTTTTACTTCTTGACCCATTGTGTCTGGTGTGAAATgacaacttttttgttttgttcctttttttctctttacggTTCACagttaaaaaatattcgaaaAGTAATAATTACCTTTTGGAGAAATACGCATACGGAATATTCTTCCTCGGCAAAGAGGTACATAACTTCTCCATGCGCCATTAGCAATGGGACACAGGCCACGAAGATAACAACCTTATTGGTAAGGAGAAAAAATTATAACGAAAAAAAGTGTGTGtctgaaaaatttttaattaaaggTGCATATTTTACCCAAGTGACGGCAATGGCCCAGTAGGTGTTCACTTCCGTTCGAATCGACATTGAAGTAATTGGATGAACGACAGCTAGATAGCGATCAAGCGACATAAGAACCAAAGTGTACACGCTGGCATATGCTGTTACAATCACTAGGTATTGAACTATTTTGCACCAGGCGTCGCCAAATGGCCAAAAAGGTAAAGCATAGTCGGAGGCAGTGAAAGGAACACAGAAAACGATAAATAAAAGATCAGCCAGGGCTAAATTGATGATGAGCAAGTTTGTTGTGTTGCGCATCTGCTGATTTGCCgcaacaacaaccacaacCAGAGCATTGCCAATAAACCCAACTACAACAATAATTCCAAATATGATTGGAACctttaatgaaaaaaacaaacaaaacaaaacaaaacaaaaaaataaaaacaaaaaaaaaaggaaaagaaatgaaaaaaacggATTAGATAATTTCTTCAAACATAAAGCAGCTGTTGCTGAGCATGTAAAATGATCGTATCTCATACCACTATAGAAATGATGCGTTGCATAGCAAAGCCATGAGAGTAATCCGGTCTGAATTCCTCTATCCCAGAGCTTTTGTTCGCACAAAAAGGCAAACTAGCATAGCGTGAAAGATTACATAGTCCATATCGGTTGTCCAGAGAATGAGACATATTTGGATAGTTGGAAATCATTCCGTTTCCGTCCATGGCCGTTTCTGCCGTCAAATCCTCCATGATATCCATCTCTGGGACATCAATATTCACAACCGTGTGGCCAATGCGTGGTTGATATTGACCGGGCCGAGAAAGGTGAAAATGTTTTGCttaacaaaaacagaaaacaacattTCTGATTAAGTTTGGTCATTTCAAcgaaaacaattttattttgagTTCACAATCAGCCAGAACTAGGTCTACCTATAAAAAGtcaaaaaaattccaatacgAATTTTTGAGGTTGAGAATTTTCGAACAAAAGTGAAAACATATTCAAGAGACAAAATTGTAACAACAAATGTAACATGTCGAAGGAAACGtgtttttgaacaaaaatgtGGGCAGTATTACTGCAACTTAAAAAGGAGGGGAAATGGCTTGCAAAGCAACAAATTACAGCCCTGTAAGCTGTTAACATTTTAATTATTCAtaatcatggaaaaaaaatggtttcttTGCAGATATTTCAAAGAGCATGCTGCCTCTTTATCAGCTGTAAATTGACTTAAACCAAatcaataaacaaaataaaaaaaataaaaatagattaGATAATTGAGGAACCCATTGAGGAACCCATTGATGAACTGATTTCTTTCAAAACTCAGCTTTTCACGCTTTTGTAATTCCTTTTGAATGTTTGAACAGTTTTCCACGTAAAAAgtgtaatttcttttttctcgaaaacaaaatcattACAGCTACAGTATGTAGACAAACGGACTAAGCTTCGTAAGGTACTATGGGGCGGCTATTTATAACTTTATCCCGCTTAATATACGGACCTAGCTTCAAAAGCCTTAAAGGCAGTAAAATACTTACTGATACTTACTCAACTCGGCATCGAATTGATTGACATCAGTGacttttcactttttttttgtcacatTACTACGCAATTTATCTTACAACGGATTTCTATGACTTATTATAATATCGCTAATCTAGTAAAATAGCGTAACATAGGGTAAGTTCACTGGACTTCAAGTTTTCTTTGTTGAGCTGGGGTGCGGGCTAACGTTAATGTACGTCCACACACCCCCAGCCATTACAAAGGAGCAGCTTAGTTTTGAGGCAGATCTTTGTGAAAGGAACACTTTTAACAAACAGAATATGAGGAAAATAAACAAACCGGTAGTAGCTGGAGAAGACTTACAGGAAAGGgttgttatttcccaatagcACTTTCAAAACGTCaatgaatttatttaaaaatgtgttCTCTTTTCAGCTGCAAACCAACTGAACCTGGGCTGACTGTCGTCTCGCGTCTCAGCATTTCCAGTAGAGAACGAGGGTGTCGCATAGGACGCTGCGCAGAAGCTGCGCAGAAGCGAGAAGACGTAAAATTCTACAATTTAGTCTTCCTCGGAATAGTTCCCGCCCTACCGACGAGGATCACAAGACATAGCCTACGCAAAAGTTTAAAAGATATTGAGCTTATTCCCACCTACTTCGAGACTTCTTGAGATTGAACGTTTCAGCCGCACCATTTGATCCCAAAGTTGGGCTTCAGTCCCATCTCAACAGTCGTAGGCTAACTATGCAAATACAAACGTGCGTGTGTGTGATAAGGGAAGCTTTACTATGTGTCTATGCAAAATCAGGaagtacttctatatgttaactacACAGTACTTATATCTCAATGAGTTAACTTATCCCAAACATTCAATGCTCTATTTTCCGGTTTAACTTATACGGCAAGCCAAATGTACCGGCCGAATCGAATGATGATCCGCGCGCAACCATAATGATAATTTTCGAATCGATGATATGCTTTTGGACTTGATGATGTCTCTGTCGCCTAAGGGGTGTCTGCAGCTCACAGATAGGAACACTGCTAGCTCTACGCCAGGACACCACCGCTGGGCGGGGGAGAACCTGCAACTCGGTGGGCATTGGTGGACTtatatttccaaaaattacttggttaccacaaaaaaattttactaattagtaggggagagtgggggtaattgatacactttttggttttttgtatttcttgaaaaaaaaactgaaaaatttaatataaaaattatatagaattgtagcttattatctcagctactaaaggatatttttttatgagaaagattaattttaatagaagtaaattgtaaaaactgaggtcgagtgtttcaattgccatggtagcagggcaattgaacgGTGTGTCGATgtaattgcaacgtgggttttccataaggaagcttcttcatacccacataaaatgaaaatcacgatatctcagcagccacaactgctagtgtgatcaaattttaccattaggtacaatgcgatatacgattttgaaaatatacttaaagtagatcgtaatttagtttaaaatatttaaataattaaatttaaaaaaaccattagcaacatgctttttaaaataaatccaAAACAGGGAATACAGTATTgtagttgtgttaacatgatgatttacatttgtttaaatgaattacgtgaatacttgcaaaaaaatgcaaccagggaatataaacaaagtgtttcaattgccctgcaatagggtatcgttacatttaattatttaaaattatttaagagtgAGGGAAAATTAAATggcattaaattgtagaaaatgaattgcaaatcatctgaaactaattttattactaaaatgtagcgttttaggggttaaaacaaaaattgaaacgAAATTTAacgacggagaacaaaaacagttttttcgggatatcttaaaattatttaataaaaactcgtaaatttttctaaacttgtaaacccctcattctattaacctaatttttcaagaaaattcctcttatacggcggagaaacaatttttgtttcaattaccctgtgtctcaattacCCCCACTTTCCTCTAATTTGACTAATTTACACGTGTTTAACTAAAATAATTATTACAACATAAAACATAAGTCACACATTCACCAATTTAGGTTCAATAAATAGCTCTTGAggagagctatccatttctatACAATTTGTGACGTAATTcgcataaacaaaaaaattttagaaaaaagtGTAATCGCAATGAGTTATATTATAAGCGTTTactttaaacattttttttgtggccaagtaatttttgaaaatataagTCCGGCCATGCCCACCGAGGGGGAAACCTGCAACTGCAAGTTGCATTTTATGTTGCAATAATTATTTTAGTTTCAGACATGACTGTGAGGATGGGAAATACACAGGTATGAAGAACGAATACCGGCATACACTggcaaaaaaaa
This sequence is a window from Daphnia magna isolate NIES linkage group LG7, ASM2063170v1.1, whole genome shotgun sequence. Protein-coding genes within it:
- the LOC116927348 gene encoding allatostatin-A receptor, yielding MDIMEDLTAETAMDGNGMISNYPNMSHSLDNRYGLCNLSRYASLPFCANKSSGIEEFRPDYSHGFAMQRIISIVVPIIFGIIVVVGFIGNALVVVVVAANQQMRNTTNLLIINLALADLLFIVFCVPFTASDYALPFWPFGDAWCKIVQYLVIVTAYASVYTLVLMSLDRYLAVVHPITSMSIRTEVNTYWAIAVTWVVIFVACVPLLMAHGEVMYLFAEEEYSVCVFLQKEGWSYHVFQITFFATSYVIPLLLICGLYICMLMRLWRGVAPGGRVSAESRRGKKRVTRMVCIVVVIFAVCWCPIQLVLVLKSLALFEITPFTVMIQIISHVLAYMNSCVNPFLYALISDNFRKAFRKIVYCRSLGFALPSCEQRHQPNNGEKSDIRQPLFTGNTGNTGNTGFTGNTNMMKSTVVHASNNAEAEAIDIL